GCGCAGGACTTCCTGGCGGCGGCCGGTGATCCCGCCCGGGTAAAGACCGCGGGGATCAAGGCCGAGACCTTTGAAGGCTATCTGTTTCCGGATACGTATTATTTTCCCAAAGACATCGGCCCCGGGAAGATAGTGGACACCATGGTCCGCCGGTTTCTTTCGGTATTTCTGCCGGATTGGAAAAAGCGGGCTGATGCGTTGGGTTTTACCGTACATGAGATTGTGACGCTGGCCTCCATTATTGAAAAAGAGACCGGGTTGCCGGCCGAGCGCCCATTGATTTCGTCTGTTTTTCACAACCGGCTGAAAAAACGGATGCGGCTTGAAAGTGATCCCACCGTCATTTATGGTATCGAGGGGTTTAATGGAAACATAACCCGAAAAGATCTGGCAGCCGAGCGGCCCTACAATACCTATCGCATCAGGGGGCTGCCGCCCGGCCCGATTGCCAACCCGGGGGCCCGGGCGCTGGAAGCGGCCCTATATCCGGCTGATACCGATTACCTGTATTTTGTATCGAAAAATGACAGCTCCCATCAATTTTCCACGAACATGGCCGATCATAACCGGGCTGTGCGCAAATATCAGTTGAATCGATAAATCGCATTTGCGAGAGAAAGGACTTAAACCAATGGATGTTGAATCGTTATCAGCCGAACAGGCTGCCGGCCAGCGACTGATGGTGGGTTTCGAGGGGACTGAACTCAGCCAAACGCTGAAATTTTATATCGATACCCTTAAGGTCGGCGGTGTGATCCTGTTTACGCAAAATATCGACAGTCCCGGGCAGATCACGCAGCTTTGCCAATCGATTCAGGAATACGCCCGCCGGAGCGGCCAGCCGTCTCTTTTTGTCGCCATTGACCAGGAAGGCGGAACAGTGGCGCGGCTCAAAACGCCCTTTACCCAGTTTGCCGGGAATCCGGCCATGGAGGGAGTGGACGATGCGGCTGAATTCGGGCGGGTGACGGCGGCCGAATTGGCGGCTATCGGGGTGAACATGAACCTGGCACCGGTCCTGGATGTCGTGCCGGAAGGGTTTGGCGGCATCATGGCCGAGAGGGTCTTCGGACCCGACCCGGATTGGGTTTCCGAACTCGGTCTGACGGTCATTTCACACCTTCAGCAGCGAAACATAATGGCGGTTGCCAAACACTTTCCCGGTATCGGCCGGACCACCCTGGATTCGCATGGGGACAGACCCGTCCTGGATGCGGAATTCAACGACCTGAACCGATTCGATCTGGTGCCGTTTAAAAACGCCGTTGCCAACCACGTGGCCGGCATGATGCTTTCCCATGTTGTCTATACCCGAATCGACGATGCCTGGCCCGCAAGTCTATCGGTGGAGATTGCAAAGAATCTGCTGCGAAAGCGGCTTGGGTTCGAGGGGGTCATCCTGACCGATGATCTGGACATGGGGGCCATCGTAAAATATTACGATATCCATACGGTCATGGAAAGGATCATCGCAGCGGGCATCGACATCACCCTCATCTGCCACGAAGGGCCTCGAATAGAAACGGCTTTTGAAATCCTGCTGAAGGGTTATGCGGATAAGACCATTGATGCCCGGGAGGGGACTGAAGCGGTCCGGAGAATATTGAAGCTGAAAAGAAAGTACCTGGCGGCAGTTTAAAAATACAAATTCCAAAGACCAAATTACAAACAAACCTCAAATTTTAATGTTCAATGACCAAAACTTTTCACAACGAAAAATTGTTTGGATTTTCGAATTTTGGTCATTGGAATTTATTTGATATTTGGAAGTTGATATTTGTAATTTCAGCAAGTGTATGAAATTCCAGTAAGGCTAATCCACGCCGGGGCAGGCTTCTTTACTTTACCCTTGAATAAACATCCGCTTGCATATCCGAGACCCGGCCTGCTTTCAGATAGTGATACCCCGCGGCTGCGATCATGGCGGCGTTGTCGCCGCAAAGCGCCAGGGGCGGCAGGTGAACCGTGAGCCCTTCCCGGGCGGCATCCATCCGGATGCGCTCGCGAAGCCGGCTGTTGGCGGCCACACCGCCCCCCAGCGCAAGATGTTGACACCCCTTTTGCAGACAGGCATGGACGGCCTTAAAGGTCAGTACGTCCACTACCGCTTCCTGGAAGCCGGCCACAATATCGGCCAGCTGCGCTTTGTATTTTTCCGGATGGGTTTGGATGTAACGGTTGACCGCTGTTTTAATGCCGCTGAAACTGAATTCAAAACCGGATTTGTCCAGGAAGGCGCGGGGAAATTCAATTTTTGCGGGGTCCCCGGCGCGGGCCAGCTCGTCGATGGCAACCCCGCCGGGATATCCCAGCGCCAGCATTTTGGCAACCTTGTCAAAGGCTTCTCCGGCCGCATCATCCCGGGTCTGGCCCAGCAGGTCCATCTCTAAATAATCGGTGACATAATAAAGATTGGTGTGCCCGCCGGATACCAGCAGGGAAATAAACGGAAACGGCGGCGGGGAAGGCTGCAAAAAGACCGAATGGATATGGCCTTGCAGATGATTGACGCCGATCCAGGGAAGCGCAAGGGCGTAAGCCAGGGCCTTGGCATAAGAAAAACCGACCAGGAGGGAGCCGATCAGCCCGGGACCCTGGGTGACGGCAAGACCGTCCAGTTGACCCAGCCCGACATCGGCCTTGTCGAGGGCTTCGGTGACCACCGGAACGATGGCCTCAATATGCTTGCGGGACGCAAGCTCCGGTACGACGCCGCCATAACGGTGGTGGACGTCGATCTGGGAAGCCACGACCGAGGATAAGATCCGGGTTCCATCAACCACTACGGCTGCTGCGGTTTCATCGCAGGAGGTTTCTATTCCAAGTATTCGCATAAAATCTTAAGGTTCTTTTTCTAATTAGTTGGCAGAAAGAGATCCAGGATTTGAGGGTACATAAGCTATGAACGTTTAAGGACTGGGCGCAAGGTGCACGGCACAAGGCGCATGGAAAAAGTTCCCTTCTTTTTCGTGCGCCGTTCGCCCTGAGCCGTTAGCCATGTTCTGATCTAATCGCATATCTTTTCTTACTTAACAACTCATCAGCTTATCAGCTCATACGCCCATCAGCTTTCCAGATCGACATCGTCAATGTGAATGGAGAACCGCTTTAAAAAAAGGCGGTTTTCCCTGCAGTAGTCGACAACCTGATGAAACTTTTCCGGATCTTTGTGGTGATAAGATATCAGCACGCCGCCGAACCCGAGTTTTTTTTGCAGCGCGGCCAGGTCGGCAAATGTACCCCAAACGGGATAGCCCTGGAATTTTTTGCCGGCTTTCAAGGGATCGTCATCGATGAATCCCATGGGCTTTATGTTGAGCCGTTGATTATTGAGCAGTTCACGCATCAGGATTTCACCGCCGCGGCCGGCGCCATAAATCAAGACCGTATCTCCGCGCAAAGCTTTGCGTTTAAAGCTTTCCGTAAGGAGGCGGAACGAGCCGCGGGTGCCCAGCAGCAGTCCGGTAGTCAAGACCCAGTCGATGATGAAGATGCCCTTTGAAAAGTCTCTGAAGCGGAATATAAATGTGACCACCGCAACCGAAAGGAGCGATGCGACGGCTGAGGCCTTTAAGTATACAACCACATCGTTGGCGCCCATGTATCGCCAGATGCCGCGATAGATCCCAATGGCAAAAAACGCCAGGAGCTTGCAGGCGATCACTGCGGGCAATGACTGCAAAAAAACCCTGAAATAATAGGGAAATTGATCTGAATCAAACCGGAGGCGATACGACAGATAATAGCTGAATGCGATCAGGAACAAATCCAGGAGGACCAGCAGCATCTGGCGTTTATAGGTCAGCTCCACCAGCATGGGGGTAAAGGTGCGGTCCCGCAGACGTGAAAACTCTTTCTCGGGATATACGCGCAACTGGGCCAGATAAACGCCCATGAGCAGAATGGACAGAGCCAGCGGAATAATGACTACGGGCGAAGTCAGGGTGTCGGTTTTGCTCACAAAAAGGGCGGCCAAACCGGACACGGCCGCAGTGCCGTATAAAAACAGGACGGCCCTTTTTTCACTGAAGCCCATCAGTACCAGGCGATGCGAGGTATGGTCCTTGCCCCCCACGGAGGCTTTGCGGCCGCTTAAAACTCGAATGAGCGTCACCAGGGTGGTATCGAAAATGGGAACCATCAAGACCATAATCGGCACCGCAATTGCGGACAGCCGATTGTCGCCGCCTGATCCGGAATAATGGAGCCCCAGGATCGCCAGGGTAAATCCGATCAGAAGGCTGCCGCAATCGCCCATGAAGATGGAAGCGGGGTTAAAGTTGTAAAACAGGAAAGCCGCCAGCGATCCGGCTAGAATCATGGCGACAAGGGCGGCTTCCGGCTGGGAGCCCGCGAATAACACCGCCAGATAGGACGCTGCCACCAATCCGATGCCGGCGCAAAGGCCGTCCATGTTGTCCAGCAGGTTGAAGGCGTTGGTGATGCCGATGATCCAGAGTATGGTCAGGGTGGTGTCGATGGTCAGGGATGTGACCCACTGGAGCCGAAACCCCAGGAAGGTCACGATGGATGCCGCCAGAATCTGGCCGATCAGCTTGGTATGCGGCTTGATATGGATGAAATCATCAATCAGCCCCAGCATAAACAAAAGGAGGGTTCCCATGGAGATGACCGTAGCGATGGCGGGCGGGTGCCCCCCCCTGGTGATGGATGTCAACGCAGGCCGGAGCGAAGCATAGTCGGACAAAAAAAACAGGGGAACGACGATGCCGGTGAAAATGGCAATGCCGCCGAGCAGCGCCGTGGGCTTTTTGTGCCAGCGCTCTTTTTGGGGATACGCCATCCAGCCTTTACGAACGGAGAGAGCGCGAACCAGCGGCGTCAATGCCAGGCAAATCGCAAAAGCTGAAATGGGATAGAGGATTAAACCCATGACAGTCGGTTGCGTGAACTTTTGCGTTCGACAATTTCACCGATAATGAAAGCGCGTTCGTTCATGCCGTTGAGCCGTTCGTAGATGTCCTGGGCGTGTTTTTCAGGCACGACGGCTATCAGACCGATGCCGTTGTTGAAGGTCCGCAGCATTTCCGGCGTGGCAACATTGCCCCCTTTTTGCAGAAAGTGGAAAACAGGGGGAACCTCCCAGCTGTCTTTGCGGATAAGCACTTTACAGCCTTGGGGAATAATTCGCAGGAGGTTGTCGGTTATGCCGCCGCCGGTAATATGGGCCAGTCCCAAGACCGGCAGATCCCGGATGATGTTCTGGATGGTCTCGGAATATATCTTGGTGGGAGTGAGCAGTTCTTCACCCAGGGTGCGGCCGAACTCCGGGATATTGGCTTCAGGCGTCAATTTGAGTACATCAAAGCAGATTTTGCGTGCCAGGGAGTATCCGTTGCTGTGAAGACCGCTGGAAGCGATGCCGATGAGGATGTTGCCGACATGAATTTCGGAACCGCCAATAATTTTGTCATTATCCACAATACCCACTGAAAACCCGGCCAGGTCATATTCGCCTTTTTTGTAGAGGCCCGGCATTTCAGCGGTTTCGCCGCCGAGAAGGGCGCATTTGGCGATCTGACAGCCCCGGCCGATACCGGTGATGATTTCGGTAAAAACTCTTTTTTTCAGCTTGCCGACTGAAAAATAATCGAGGAAGAAAAGGGGCTTGGCGCCCTGGACGGCCACATCGTTGACGCACATGGCCACGAGGTCAATGCCGATGGTGTCATGCTTGTCCATCATGAAGGCGATTTTGAGTTTGGTTCCGACGCCGTCGGTGGAACTGACGAGGACGGGTCGTTCGATATTGGCGATATTCAGGGAAAAAAGACCGCCAAAACCACCAATTTCGCCAAGGACCCCCGAACTGCGGGTCTTTTTGGCAATTTTTTCAATCGTCGCGATTAATTTATTGGCCTTGTCGATATCGACTCCGGCATCCGCATATGTTAACGATTTGCTCATATTGTCTCCTGAAATTTAAATAGGGGTATCGACCTGTCTGCAGCGGTTTTTAAATGGCTTCTAAAAACGCTTGGCAGAATCCGATTTTATGGGGCCTCTTTCCAACTTCCTGATTCCATGAAGGCCTCCGGTGAAACGCCGACAGCTTAAAGTCCCGTAATAAATCTAAAAAAAATTAAACCGGTTTAGGGTAAAAGTCAAAACAAATTTTGACATCGCCCCAATCGTGTTGTAATGATACACCATTCTCATTTTTAGGACGCCATTTTTTTTGAAAGGTTAATTTCGATGACGCAATTTGCACGACTGGACCGGCTCCCGCCCTATGTGTTCGCCACGGTCAACAATATCAAGATGGAGGCCAGGCGGGCGGGCGAAGACATCATAGATCTGGGTATGGGAAATCCGGACATGGGAACGCCGCCCCATATTGTGGAAAAGCTTGTAGAAGCTTCACAGAAGCCCCACAATCACCGCTATTCAGCTTCCATGGGGATTACCCGGCTGCGGGTGGCCATCGCCGACTGGTACAAACGACGCTATGATGTCGATATCGATCCCGAAAGCGAAGCCATCGTTACCATCGGTGTGAAAGAGGGGATGTCGCACCTGGTTCTGGTGACCATCCGTCCCGGGGATGTGGTCTTTACGCCGAACCCGACCTATCCCATACATCCGTATTCCGCCATTATAGCCGGCGGTGATGTTCGCGGGATCCCGCTGGGACCGGACTGTGACTTTTTCGACAACCTGATTCAAGCGACCCGGCAAACCTGGCCCCGGCCCAAACTGTTGATAATCAGCTATCCCCACAACCCCACCACAGAGGTGGTCAATCTTGAATTTTTTGAAAAGATCGTCGCCTATGCCAAGGAACACGGCATTATGGTCATCCACGATTTTGCTTACGCAGACCTTGTCTTTGACGGCTACACCGCACCCAGCTTTCTGCAGGCCAAAGGGGCCAAGGATGTGGGGGTGGAGTTTTTCTCCCTGTCAAAAAGCTATAACATGCCGGGCTGGCGCGTGGGCTTTTGCGTGGGCAACAAAGAGACGGTGGCGGCCCTGCGGCGTATTAAAAGCTACCTCGACTACGGTATTTTCCAGCCGATTCAGATCGCATCCATTATCGCCATGAACGGCCCCCAGGATTGCGTGTCGGAAATCCGTGAGACGTATCGCGAGAGAAGGGATGCGCTGGTATCGGGGCTCAACCGGGCCGGCTGGCATATCAACAGCCCCAAAGGGACCATGTTTGTATGGGCTAAAATCCCCGAACAGTTCAGGAAAATGGGGTCGGTGGAATTTGCCAAGTTTTTGATCAAAGAGGCCCAGGTGGCGGTTTCTCCGGGGCTCGGTTTTGGTGAATACGGCGATGAATATGTCCGCTTCGCCCTGATTGAAAATAACATGCGCATCAATCAGGCACTGCGGGGCATTCGCAAGGTTATGTGAGGAGGAACGGGTTTTATGAAAAAGATTCACGTCGGTCTGCTGGGTTGCGGCACCGTGGGCACCGGTGTTGCCAGGCTCCTGCTGGACAACCGGGAACTGATCCGCTCCCGGGTGGGGGCTGAGATCATTCTGAAACGGGTGGCGGACATCGATCCGGACAGGGACCGGGGGGTGCGTTTCGATGACGGCGTCATGACTACGGATGCCCGGCAGGTGGTCGATGATCCCCAGATCGATATCATTCTGGAAATGATCGGGGGCGAAGGGATCGCCAAAGACCTGATATTGCGCGCCATCGAAAACGGCAAACCAGTGGTTACGGCCAACAAGGCGCTATTGGCCAAGCAGGGCAATACCATCCTCAAGGCCGCCGCGCAAAAAGGGGTCGATCTTGCGTTTGAAGCCAGCGTCGGCGGATGCATGCCGGTGGTAAAAACCATTCGGGAATCCCTTGCGGCCAATCGGATCAAGTCGATGATCGGCATTCTCAACGGCACCTGCAATTATATATTTACCAAAATTACCCATGAAAAAAGCACCTTTGCCGCCGCCCTGGCGGAAGCCCAGGCCGGCGGGTTTGCCGAGGCCGATCCGACCCTGGATGTGGAAGGATTCGATACGGCCCACAAACTGGCGATTTTATCATCCCTGGCATATGGCATGGAGCTCAATTTTGACGATATCTACATCGAGGGGATTTCAGCGATAACCCCTATGGATATTGAATTTGCAGAGCAGTTCGGGTACCGGATCAAGCTGCTGGCCATCAGCAAGGATAAGGGCGATGCGGTTGAAGCGCGGGTGCATCCCACCATGATCCCCATCGACAATATCCTGTCAAATGTGGACGGCACCCTCAACGCGCTGACGATCACCTCGGACGCCAGCGGTGATATCCTGCTTTCCGGCCATGGCGCCGGGATGATGCCCACTGCCAGCGCGGTGCTCAGCGATACGGTGGATCTGGCCCGCAATCTGATGTGCGGGTCTGTGGGACGGGTTCCGCTCCTTTCCTTTCAAACCGACAGAATCCGCAAGGTTCCGGTCTTGTCGGTGGAAGAAATTTTTACCCACTATTATATTCGCTTCTCCGCCCTGGACCAACCCGGCGTTTTGTCCAAGATATCCGGCATACTGGGGGAACATGACATCAGCATCAAGTCGGTCCATCAAAAGGGCCGCAAAACAAACGGGTCCGTACCGCTTGTGATGGTGACGCACCTGGCCAAGGAAGCGGATGTGAAAAAAGCCCTGTTTAAGATGACCTCCCTGTCGGCGGTCAGTGCCCGGCCGGTCGTCATCCGGATCGAAGATGAAGAAGGCCAGGATTAGATGGTTGTCTTTTGGTCTAATATAACAGTAAATGTTTGTCAGAAGCTGATGAATCGGTTATTAAGCCGGTATCTGCACGAAGCAATTTGGAATGATGGAATAACGGATTAATGGAGTAAAAGGTTATCTGCAATATTCCATTATTCCAATACTCCTGTATGCTTAAATTCTAAATATGTATCGGAATTGGATGTATTTTCTTGCTTTCAAGATTGTTCTGAACACCACTTTTTTATGAATGGATAACGCTTTATGTATATTGTCTGCTCGGATTTGGAGGGTGTTTTTGTACCGGAAATATGGATCAGCGTGGCCCAAAAAACAGGGATCGAAGCGCTGAAGCTCACCACGCGTGATGAACCTGACTATGATATCCTCATGCAAAGGCGGATCGCCATCCTCAAGGAAAACAAACTGAAACTGGCCGATATCACCGGAGTCATCAGCGGCATGGACCCCCTGGATGGCGCGCTGGAATTTTTAGACTGGCTGAGATCCACCGCCCAGGTCATCGTTCTTTCAGATACGTTTGTTGAATTTGCCGGTCCGCTCATGCAAAAACTCAACCGGCCGACCCTGTTCTGCAACTCCCTGAAAGTGGACAGCGACGGCGCCATCAGCGGATATGTCCTGCGCCAGCCGGACGGCAAACGCAAGGCCATTGTGGCGCTCAAGAGTCTCAACTACCAGGTCCTCGCCATGGGGGATTCTTATAATGATATTACCATGATCCAGGCAGCCGACACGGGCATCCTCTTTCGGCCGCCCCAGAATGTACGGGCGGAATACCCGGACCTGCCGGTGGCCGATGCTTATAAAGATCTGAAAAAGCTGATGCAACCGATTTTGGGAAAATGAAGGGATTACAGGTGTCAGAGGTCGGAGGTCAGGGGAAATAGGCTATAAAGCTGGGAAGCTGGGAAGTTTATAAGGAAATTTCTGCATCATAGCATCCAAGCATCCTGGCCTCCAAGCGAAACGCATGGCGTTTCCAAACCCTTCTTTCTACCAGATTGGGAGCAGGCTGATAATTTTCATCAAAACCGCTTAACAGAACGGAACTAATAAAAGAACGACATGCTTTGCCATCGAACCACCAGCCGGGTCATATACGGCGATACCGACAACATGGGCGTGGCCTATTACGCCAATTATTTGCGCTGGTTTGAAGTGGGCCGCACCGAGATGTTCAGGTTCCTGGGCATCACCTACAAGTCCATTGAAACCAAAGGCGTTTATCTGCCGGTTTCCGAGGCTTTCTGCAAATACAAATCGCCGGCCCGCTATGACGACCTGATTGTGATTGAAACCACCCTGGACACCGGTGTCCGGGCGGGGTTCAAATTTGATTACAGCATATTTCGAGAGGACGGTAAAAAGCTCCTGGTGCAGGGGTACACGAAGCACGCCTGCCTTAACGGCAGCGGCAAAGTCATACGTCCCCCGACATTTTTACTGGAGTTGATTGCCGCCCACAGCAAAGAAGCCTGCGCCTGAACCTTGTAAAATCCCCCCATCCCCCCTTTTTTAAAGGGGGGCGAGGGGGGATTTTAAATGTTTCGATTGCAAAACTTTTCTGCCAGTTCATAAGACAATTTCTTAAAGTCTTTCATTATAACAAGAAGTCATTTTTTCAAAAATACTCCCAAAGGTGAGGCCTTTGAAAAATGCACAATTTCGTTTAAGTTCAAGGAAGACGAAAATTTTAACCACAGGAATACCGGGTGTATTTCGAGGATTAAAATTTGAGTCTGACGCTGAAATTGAGCGAAAGGGGGCGTTATGCAAAGCTCTCAAGGTGTAGACTCATGGACTTATTAAAATTCAGCGGTTGCAACATACTGGTGATCGGCGATCTGATTATCGATGAATATATCTGGGGCGAGGTGGAGCGGATATCGCCGGAGGCGCCGGTTCAGGTCGTTTCGGTTAAATCCGAAGGCTATACCCTGGGGGGCGCCGGCAATGTAGTGAATAATCTCAGAAGCCTGGGGGCAGGCGTTTCCGTTATGGGGGTTATCGGCAGCGGGAGCCATGGCGACCTCATGCTCAAAAAGTTTGCAGACCTGGGTGTCGACACCGGCGCGGTCATACGGGAGAAAGATCGGCCCACCACGCGCAAAACCCGCGTGATTGCGGCCAGCCAGCAGGTCCTGCGCATCGATCACGAAACCCGCCGGGAGATTTCCGCCCAAACCTTCTTAAAGCTGACCGACGACCTGGAAGCCGGCATCGCTGCGGCCGATATGGTCCTTATTTCGGATTACGGCAAAGGGGTGGTGACGCCGGCGCTGTTTAGCCGGATAATTGAAATTGCACGGGGCCTGGGGAAAAGGACGGTTGCCGATCCCAAAGGGATTCATTTCGACAAGTATAACGGCGTGACCCTGCTGACACCGAACCTGAAAGAGGCGGCCCTGGCAGCGGGAATAGAGATGATAACGCCGGCAACGCCTATTGAA
This window of the Desulfobacterales bacterium genome carries:
- the mltG gene encoding endolytic transglycosylase MltG; this encodes MKKIFIIITSALIFFVAAAAGFYLSLLKFAKLPAGESAVEKVVAVKPGEGLKSISQRLFEYGIIQSPFKFSFLARIKGYDKRVKAGEYLFSARLTPAKILEMMVTGKVLLYKVTAPEGYTMRQIAAVVAEAGLTSAQDFLAAAGDPARVKTAGIKAETFEGYLFPDTYYFPKDIGPGKIVDTMVRRFLSVFLPDWKKRADALGFTVHEIVTLASIIEKETGLPAERPLISSVFHNRLKKRMRLESDPTVIYGIEGFNGNITRKDLAAERPYNTYRIRGLPPGPIANPGARALEAALYPADTDYLYFVSKNDSSHQFSTNMADHNRAVRKYQLNR
- the nagZ gene encoding beta-N-acetylhexosaminidase — encoded protein: MDVESLSAEQAAGQRLMVGFEGTELSQTLKFYIDTLKVGGVILFTQNIDSPGQITQLCQSIQEYARRSGQPSLFVAIDQEGGTVARLKTPFTQFAGNPAMEGVDDAAEFGRVTAAELAAIGVNMNLAPVLDVVPEGFGGIMAERVFGPDPDWVSELGLTVISHLQQRNIMAVAKHFPGIGRTTLDSHGDRPVLDAEFNDLNRFDLVPFKNAVANHVAGMMLSHVVYTRIDDAWPASLSVEIAKNLLRKRLGFEGVILTDDLDMGAIVKYYDIHTVMERIIAAGIDITLICHEGPRIETAFEILLKGYADKTIDAREGTEAVRRILKLKRKYLAAV
- the tsaD gene encoding tRNA (adenosine(37)-N6)-threonylcarbamoyltransferase complex transferase subunit TsaD, whose translation is MRILGIETSCDETAAAVVVDGTRILSSVVASQIDVHHRYGGVVPELASRKHIEAIVPVVTEALDKADVGLGQLDGLAVTQGPGLIGSLLVGFSYAKALAYALALPWIGVNHLQGHIHSVFLQPSPPPFPFISLLVSGGHTNLYYVTDYLEMDLLGQTRDDAAGEAFDKVAKMLALGYPGGVAIDELARAGDPAKIEFPRAFLDKSGFEFSFSGIKTAVNRYIQTHPEKYKAQLADIVAGFQEAVVDVLTFKAVHACLQKGCQHLALGGGVAANSRLRERIRMDAAREGLTVHLPPLALCGDNAAMIAAAGYHYLKAGRVSDMQADVYSRVK
- a CDS encoding glycosyl transferase, translated to MGLILYPISAFAICLALTPLVRALSVRKGWMAYPQKERWHKKPTALLGGIAIFTGIVVPLFFLSDYASLRPALTSITRGGHPPAIATVISMGTLLLFMLGLIDDFIHIKPHTKLIGQILAASIVTFLGFRLQWVTSLTIDTTLTILWIIGITNAFNLLDNMDGLCAGIGLVAASYLAVLFAGSQPEAALVAMILAGSLAAFLFYNFNPASIFMGDCGSLLIGFTLAILGLHYSGSGGDNRLSAIAVPIMVLMVPIFDTTLVTLIRVLSGRKASVGGKDHTSHRLVLMGFSEKRAVLFLYGTAAVSGLAALFVSKTDTLTSPVVIIPLALSILLMGVYLAQLRVYPEKEFSRLRDRTFTPMLVELTYKRQMLLVLLDLFLIAFSYYLSYRLRFDSDQFPYYFRVFLQSLPAVIACKLLAFFAIGIYRGIWRYMGANDVVVYLKASAVASLLSVAVVTFIFRFRDFSKGIFIIDWVLTTGLLLGTRGSFRLLTESFKRKALRGDTVLIYGAGRGGEILMRELLNNQRLNIKPMGFIDDDPLKAGKKFQGYPVWGTFADLAALQKKLGFGGVLISYHHKDPEKFHQVVDYCRENRLFLKRFSIHIDDVDLES
- the purM gene encoding phosphoribosylformylglycinamidine cyclo-ligase; translation: MSKSLTYADAGVDIDKANKLIATIEKIAKKTRSSGVLGEIGGFGGLFSLNIANIERPVLVSSTDGVGTKLKIAFMMDKHDTIGIDLVAMCVNDVAVQGAKPLFFLDYFSVGKLKKRVFTEIITGIGRGCQIAKCALLGGETAEMPGLYKKGEYDLAGFSVGIVDNDKIIGGSEIHVGNILIGIASSGLHSNGYSLARKICFDVLKLTPEANIPEFGRTLGEELLTPTKIYSETIQNIIRDLPVLGLAHITGGGITDNLLRIIPQGCKVLIRKDSWEVPPVFHFLQKGGNVATPEMLRTFNNGIGLIAVVPEKHAQDIYERLNGMNERAFIIGEIVERKSSRNRLSWV
- the alaC gene encoding alanine transaminase, translated to MTQFARLDRLPPYVFATVNNIKMEARRAGEDIIDLGMGNPDMGTPPHIVEKLVEASQKPHNHRYSASMGITRLRVAIADWYKRRYDVDIDPESEAIVTIGVKEGMSHLVLVTIRPGDVVFTPNPTYPIHPYSAIIAGGDVRGIPLGPDCDFFDNLIQATRQTWPRPKLLIISYPHNPTTEVVNLEFFEKIVAYAKEHGIMVIHDFAYADLVFDGYTAPSFLQAKGAKDVGVEFFSLSKSYNMPGWRVGFCVGNKETVAALRRIKSYLDYGIFQPIQIASIIAMNGPQDCVSEIRETYRERRDALVSGLNRAGWHINSPKGTMFVWAKIPEQFRKMGSVEFAKFLIKEAQVAVSPGLGFGEYGDEYVRFALIENNMRINQALRGIRKVM
- a CDS encoding homoserine dehydrogenase, whose translation is MKKIHVGLLGCGTVGTGVARLLLDNRELIRSRVGAEIILKRVADIDPDRDRGVRFDDGVMTTDARQVVDDPQIDIILEMIGGEGIAKDLILRAIENGKPVVTANKALLAKQGNTILKAAAQKGVDLAFEASVGGCMPVVKTIRESLAANRIKSMIGILNGTCNYIFTKITHEKSTFAAALAEAQAGGFAEADPTLDVEGFDTAHKLAILSSLAYGMELNFDDIYIEGISAITPMDIEFAEQFGYRIKLLAISKDKGDAVEARVHPTMIPIDNILSNVDGTLNALTITSDASGDILLSGHGAGMMPTASAVLSDTVDLARNLMCGSVGRVPLLSFQTDRIRKVPVLSVEEIFTHYYIRFSALDQPGVLSKISGILGEHDISIKSVHQKGRKTNGSVPLVMVTHLAKEADVKKALFKMTSLSAVSARPVVIRIEDEEGQD
- the thrH gene encoding bifunctional phosphoserine phosphatase/homoserine phosphotransferase ThrH, with product MYIVCSDLEGVFVPEIWISVAQKTGIEALKLTTRDEPDYDILMQRRIAILKENKLKLADITGVISGMDPLDGALEFLDWLRSTAQVIVLSDTFVEFAGPLMQKLNRPTLFCNSLKVDSDGAISGYVLRQPDGKRKAIVALKSLNYQVLAMGDSYNDITMIQAADTGILFRPPQNVRAEYPDLPVADAYKDLKKLMQPILGK
- a CDS encoding thioesterase family protein; this encodes MLCHRTTSRVIYGDTDNMGVAYYANYLRWFEVGRTEMFRFLGITYKSIETKGVYLPVSEAFCKYKSPARYDDLIVIETTLDTGVRAGFKFDYSIFREDGKKLLVQGYTKHACLNGSGKVIRPPTFLLELIAAHSKEACA